A window from Pseudanabaena sp. FACHB-2040 encodes these proteins:
- a CDS encoding alpha/beta hydrolase, with product MLTVEGERHTVAIESINPCVNEIVANYLINLELPAEGDRCLL from the coding sequence GTGCTCACAGTCGAGGGAGAGCGGCACACCGTCGCCATAGAGAGCATCAACCCCTGCGTCAATGAGATCGTTGCCAACTACCTCATCAACCTTGAACTTCCCGCAGAAGGCGATCGCTGCCTCCTCTAG